One stretch of Lemur catta isolate mLemCat1 chromosome 2, mLemCat1.pri, whole genome shotgun sequence DNA includes these proteins:
- the TMEM30A gene encoding cell cycle control protein 50A isoform X1 — translation MIRVRPPFPSLFYPPPLPPPLVPQSSPSFFLSLPLASPADSRFRSAALCVRAPRLFRLYSGGGCGDGGSGACASPVRVSRRVHGAVHLRVSGPRPGGRMAMNYNSKDEVDGGPPCAPGGTAKTPKPDNTAFKQQRLPAWQPILTAGTVLPTFFIIGLIFIPIGIGIFVTSNNIREIEIDYTGTEPSSPCNKCLSPDVTPCFCTINFTLEQSFEGNVFMYYALSNFYQNHRRYVKSRDDSQLNGDSSALLNPSKECEPYRRNEDKPIAPCGAIANSMFNDTLELFLMGNDSYPTPITLKKKSIAWWTDKNVKFRNPPGEESLEERFKGTTKPVNWLNPVYMLDSDPDNNGFINEDFIVWMRTAALPNFRKLYRLIERKSDLHPTLPAGRYYLNITYNYPVHSFDGRKRMILSTISWMGGKNPFLGIAYIAIGSISFFLGVVLLVINHKYRNSSNTADITI, via the exons ATGATCAGGGTGCGTCcgccttttccctctctcttttatcCTCCTCCTCTACCCCCTCCCCTTGTCCCGCagtcttctccctccttctttctctccctccccctggcGTCTCCCGCCGACTCTCGCTTCCGGTCAGCGGCCCTGTGCGTTAGAGCGCCCCGCCTCTTCCGTCTTTACAGCGGAGGCGGCTGTGGCGACGGCGGCAGCGGCGCCTGCGCGTCTCCTGTCAGGGTCAGCAGGCGGGTCCACGGGGCGGTCCACCTGCGCGTCTCGGGGCCGCGACCCGGGGGTCGAATGGCGATGAACTATAACTCGAAGGATGAAGTGGACGGCGGGCCGCCGTGTGCCCCTGGGGGCACCGCTAAGACTCCGAAACCGGATAACACGGCCTTCAAACAGCAGCGGCTTCCCGCTTGGCAGCCCATCCTCACGGCTGGCACGGTGCTACCTACCTTCTTCATCATCGGCCTCATCTTCATCCCCATTGGTATTGGCATCTTCGTCACCTCCAACAACATCCGCGAGATCGAG attgaTTATACCGGAACAGAGCCTTCTAGTCCctgcaataaatgtttgtctCCTGATGTGACACCTTGCTTTTGTACCATCAACTTCACATTGGAACAGTCATTTGAG gGCAATGTGTTTATGTATTATGCACTATCTAATTTCTATCAAAACCATCGTCGTTATGTGAAATCTCGAGATGATAGTCAACTAAATGGAGATTCTAGTGCTTTGCTT AATCCCAGTAAGGAATGTGAACCTTATCGAAGAAATGAAGACAAACCAATTGCTCCTTGTGGAGCTATTGCCAACAGCATGTTTAATG ATACATTAGAATTGTTTCTTATGGGCAATGATTCTTATCCTACACCTattactttgaaaaagaaaagtattgctTGGTGgacagataaaaatgtaaaattcagaaATCCCCCTGGAGAAGAAAGCCTGGAAGAACGATTTAAAG GTACAACAAAGCCAGTGAACTGGCTTAACCCAGTATACATGCTGGATTCTGACCCAGATAACAATGGCTTCATAAATGAGGATTTTATTGTTTGGATGCGTACTGCAGCCTTACCTAATTTTCGTAAGTTATATCGTCTTATAGAGAGGAAAAGTGATTTACATCCAACATTACCAGCTGGACGCTACTATTTGAATATCACATACA ATTATCCTGTACATTCTTTTGATGGACGAAAACGGATGATCTTGAGCACTATTTCATGGATGGGAGGAAAAAATCCATTTTTGGGGATTGCTTACATCGCTATTGGatccatctctttctttctgggAGTTGTACTGCTAGTAATTAATCATAAATATAGAAATAGTAGTAATACTGCTGACATTaccatttaa
- the TMEM30A gene encoding cell cycle control protein 50A isoform X2, with translation MIRVRPPFPSLFYPPPLPPPLVPQSSPSFFLSLPLASPADSRFRSAALCVRAPRLFRLYSGGGCGDGGSGACASPVRVSRRVHGAVHLRVSGPRPGGRMAMNYNSKDEVDGGPPCAPGGTAKTPKPDNTAFKQQRLPAWQPILTAGTVLPTFFIIGLIFIPIGIGIFVTSNNIREIEIDYTGTEPSSPCNKCLSPDVTPCFCTINFTLEQSFEGNVFMYYALSNFYQNHRRYVKSRDDSQLNGDSSALLNPSKECEPYRRNEDKPIAPCGAIANSMFNDTLELFLMGNDSYPTPITLKKKSIAWWTDKNVKFRNPPGEESLEERFKGTTKPVNWLNPVYMLDSDPDNNGFINEDFIVWMRTAALPNFPFPRTQNRATRSHRFGTLEELLAWGVLQHLKV, from the exons ATGATCAGGGTGCGTCcgccttttccctctctcttttatcCTCCTCCTCTACCCCCTCCCCTTGTCCCGCagtcttctccctccttctttctctccctccccctggcGTCTCCCGCCGACTCTCGCTTCCGGTCAGCGGCCCTGTGCGTTAGAGCGCCCCGCCTCTTCCGTCTTTACAGCGGAGGCGGCTGTGGCGACGGCGGCAGCGGCGCCTGCGCGTCTCCTGTCAGGGTCAGCAGGCGGGTCCACGGGGCGGTCCACCTGCGCGTCTCGGGGCCGCGACCCGGGGGTCGAATGGCGATGAACTATAACTCGAAGGATGAAGTGGACGGCGGGCCGCCGTGTGCCCCTGGGGGCACCGCTAAGACTCCGAAACCGGATAACACGGCCTTCAAACAGCAGCGGCTTCCCGCTTGGCAGCCCATCCTCACGGCTGGCACGGTGCTACCTACCTTCTTCATCATCGGCCTCATCTTCATCCCCATTGGTATTGGCATCTTCGTCACCTCCAACAACATCCGCGAGATCGAG attgaTTATACCGGAACAGAGCCTTCTAGTCCctgcaataaatgtttgtctCCTGATGTGACACCTTGCTTTTGTACCATCAACTTCACATTGGAACAGTCATTTGAG gGCAATGTGTTTATGTATTATGCACTATCTAATTTCTATCAAAACCATCGTCGTTATGTGAAATCTCGAGATGATAGTCAACTAAATGGAGATTCTAGTGCTTTGCTT AATCCCAGTAAGGAATGTGAACCTTATCGAAGAAATGAAGACAAACCAATTGCTCCTTGTGGAGCTATTGCCAACAGCATGTTTAATG ATACATTAGAATTGTTTCTTATGGGCAATGATTCTTATCCTACACCTattactttgaaaaagaaaagtattgctTGGTGgacagataaaaatgtaaaattcagaaATCCCCCTGGAGAAGAAAGCCTGGAAGAACGATTTAAAG GTACAACAAAGCCAGTGAACTGGCTTAACCCAGTATACATGCTGGATTCTGACCCAGATAACAATGGCTTCATAAATGAGGATTTTATTGTTTGGATGCGTACTGCAGCCTTACCTAATTTTC